Proteins encoded in a region of the Nicotiana tomentosiformis chromosome 9, ASM39032v3, whole genome shotgun sequence genome:
- the LOC108943947 gene encoding uncharacterized protein has product MSKLIMPHRMGSNPIREIIYELGGKDGNPPDMATSFFETHKKDDKLVEPEINEKYAEIQEPVQSEPSLTDIEVVERCFGPQCKSNVVGFGGGITAKELKGGNSSKAALLDELNATRKENLSLKRRPDELENTVAQLARTYSGQPSSTPSSTEPNRGI; this is encoded by the exons ATGTCTAAGTTGATTATGCCTCATCGTATGGGTAGCAATCCTATCAGAGAGATTATTTATGAGCTA GGAGGCAAAGATGGTAATCCACCAGATATGGCGACTAGTTTTTTTGAGACTCATAAGAAGGACGATAAGCTTGTCGAACCTGAAATCAATGAAAAATAT GCTGAAATTCAAGAACCGGTACAATCCGAGCCGTCTCTTACAGACATTGAGGTTGTAGAAAGGTGCTTTGGACCTCAATGCAAGAGCAATGTAGTTGGATTTGGGGGTGGGATAACCGCTAAGGAGTTAAAAGGCGGTAATTCCTCTAAGGCTGCACTGTTGGATGAGCTGAATGCAACTCGAAAAGAAAATCTATCACTAAAAAGACGCCCGGATGAGTTGGAGAATACAGTTGCACAACTTGCAAGAACATACTCTGGTCAGCCTTCATCAACACC